From the genome of Hydrogenovibrio kuenenii DSM 12350:
ACTTGCAGGAGAGATAAATGTCGCTGGAAACGGTTTTGTATCCCTATATTGAGCCCTTTGTTCAACATAGTCTTCAGGTAGATCAAACACACACTTTGCACTTAGAAGAGTGTGGTAATCCAAATGGCATTCCAATGTTATTTGTACATGGCGGGCCTGGTGGAGGCTATGGTCCTACGCATCGACGTTTTTTTAACCCTGAACGTTATCGCATTATTCTTTTTGATCAACGTGGTTGTGGTAAATCAACTCCTCATGCTTGTTTGACCAATAATACAACTGCGCATTTGATTGAAGACATTGAAAAAATTCGTCGTCATTTAAACATTGAAAAATGGGTTTTGTTTGGTGGTTCTTGGGGATCAACCCTTAGCTTGCTGTATGCAGAGGCGTACCCTGAGCGTGTTTTAGGGTTGGTGCTTCGGGGTATATTTTTATGTCGAGATGAAGATGTTAAATGGTTTTATCAGCAGGGAGCAGATCGATTTTTTCCAGATTTTTGGCAAGAGTTTATAGATCCTGTAGCGGAAGAAAAGCGTCACGACATGATTGGTGCTTATTATGAATTGCTGACAAGTGAAGACGAAGTTGCTCGTATGCGTGCAGCGGAAGCTTGGTCTGTATGGGAAGGGCGCACATCTACGCTCCAACCTGATGAAGACATAGTTTCACATTTTGGTAGCCCTTATCATGCCTTGGCAATGGCGCGCATTGAGTGTCACTACTTCAAAAACCATGCTTTTATTGAGCCTAATCAGATATTGGAGAATACAGCTCCTATCGAACATATACCTACTAAAATCATTCATGGTCATTATGATATGGTCTGCCCAGTGAATCAGGCTTATGAGCTGGCAGAAAAATTACCCAAAGCAGAATTGACTATTTGTCATTATGCAGGTCACTCGGCAATGGAGTTGGAGATTGCAAAGCAGCTTGTATTGGCAACAGATGAACTCTTGAACCAAGTTGATTGAGGCCGAAAGTGATTTGTATTTTGCAAAGAGTGACTCAAGCCAGCGTCGAAGTTGAAGAAAAAACCGTAGGGGCGATTGAACAAGGGTTGATGGTGTTATGCGGTTTTCAGCCGGATGATACTTCAGCATCGCTTGAGAAAATGATGAATAAGCTTTTAAAATTTCGAATTTTTTCGGATGAACAAGGCAAAATGAATTTGAATATTCAGCAGGTAGAAGGGCGCTTCTTATTAGTGCCGCAATTTACTTTGGCGGCCGATACCTCCAAAGGAAATCGTCCTGGGTTTCATACTAGTGCTCCGCCACATCTGGCAGAAGCGTGGTTTAACGAATTTGTGCAATTAATGAATAATGTTTATCCAGGAAGTGAAACTGGAATTTTTGGCGCTGATATGAAAGTCAGTCTAATTAACGATGGGCCTGTGACCTTTCAATTAATCACTTGATAACTACTTATATATAGATATAAGTTTTTCTTGCCTAGGCTCAAGCGATAGAGCGTTTTATTTTGACGAGAAACCCGTTACACTAATAGTCTTTCAGATACGCTTTTTTGGAGTTTAGGTTGATAACAACTCATCTAGATATGTCTTCGGCAGTGATTCTGGTAGTGGATGATGACCAAACGAGTTTGTTAACAACGCAAAAAGTTCTCGAAAAGTCCGGTTATAAGGTCTTGACGGCTGACAATGGTCGTGATGCCGTGTCTGTGTTTATGGAACACAAGCCAAACCTCATTATTATGGACGTTATGATGCCTGTAATGGATGGTTTTGCGGCGACAACAGCCATTCGTAACTACACCACAGATCAGGCCGTTCCCATCTTGATGCTAACCTCGCAAGATGACTTAGAGTCGATAGAGCAGGCTTTTGATGCTGGCGCTACAGATTTTTTAATTAAGCCGATCAATTGGACGTTGCTTGGGCAGCGGGTGCGTTATTCTTTAAAGTCTTCACTAACTGAAGATCAACTTAGAAAAACGCAAGCGCAGATGCTTTATGCGCAAAAACTTGCCAAGTTGGGTTATTGGGAGTGGGACGTTAAGGCGGATCAAGTGCTAGCTTCTTCTTCCGCATTTGAAATTTTTGGTATCCCAAACCAAGCGGATGTCACGCTAGACCAGTTTATTGCCAATGTCGCGCCAAAAGATATTCCTTTAATTCAACAAACCATTGCAGATGCTAGCCAAGGCTATCAAGATATACAAGTTAGCTTTAGAGTGATGCATCATGACCAATCTATAAGTCATGTGGATTGTTTGGCAGAAGCTATTTATGAAGATGATGAGTTGATTAAGTTGATGGGATCTGTTCAGGATATTACCCGTTTGCACAAAGCCGAAACGCTTATTGATTACCAGTCAAATCATGATGTCTTAACCGATTTAGCGAATCGTTCATTTTTCAATCGACGCATATCGCATTTCCTAGAGTCTGTTAATTATCAAACAATGAGCGCGGTTGTCATATTAGACATCGACCGCTTTAAAAAGATTAATGATACCCTTGGTCAAGAAAACGGCGACGCACTCTTACGAAATGTTGCATTACGCTTGAAGCGAGTAACCAGAGAGGAAGATGATATTGCTCGCTTAGGTAGTGATGAATTTGCGATTCTGATTCGTTACGCTAAAGATGTTGCCGAGCTACATTTGTCCGTAAATCGTATTTTCCAAGACTTGTCTAAAGTATTTGTTATTGATGGACAAGAGCACTTTGTCACATTTTCTATGGGTGTGTGTGTTGTTGAGAAGGGCGAAGATTCGGCCAATGAGCTAATTGCCAATGCAAACGTCGCTAGAACTGAGGCCAAATCAGCCGGTGGAAACCAGGTTATTTTCTATCAGTCAGATATGAATGCGGAAGCCCGGTCTCAGTTAATGCTGGAAAACGACTTGAGAAAGGCTTTAGAGAGAAACGAAATCGAAGTTTATTATCAACCGCAGGTGGATGCCAAAACCCTCGAAATTATCGGTGCAGAAGCTTTGGCAAGATGGAAACATCCAACAGAAGGTTATATTTCTCCAGGTATATTTATCCCGATAGCAGAAAGTACGGGGCTGATTGTCGAAATAGGTCGATTTGTACTGAAGACCGCAGTAAAAGATGCAGAAAGATGGCAAAAGTCTGGATATGACTGCGTTCATATTGGTATTAACTTATCAGGTCGCCAATTTACACACAGTGATTTGATGAAAGATATCCAGGGTATTTTGCAAAACACGTCTTTGCCTGCAAATTGTATTGATCTGGAAATTACGGAAAGCCTTGCTATGAGCAATGCTGATCAAAACATATCTATCTTGAAAGGCCTGAAAGCAATGGGTGTTTCTTTGTCGATTGATGACTTTGGAACAGGCTATTCTTCATTAGCCTATTTGCAGAGCTTCCCGATTGACACCATAAAAGTGGATCGTTCTTTTGTGTTGAACTTAGGTACTCATGAGGGGCAAGCCATTGTGAAAACGATTTTGGCAATGGCAGAATCCTTACAGTTGAATGTTGTTGTTGAAGGCGTAGAAGAGGATTTCCAAGTCGAATTCTTGCAAGGCAAACACTGTCAAATATTCCAAGGATTTAAGTTTGGCAAACCAATGGATTCTGATGCCTTTTTCAAGGTGTTAACGTCAAAGTGATAGGAAGTCTTTGATGGCAGAATTGATAGACTTTAAACATCTCGATATGTTGAGAGATGTCATCGGCGATGATTTAAAAGAAATATTAGAGGTATTTATTACAACTGCCCCTAATGATCTTATCGGCATGCAGCAAACGCTAAGTTCGCAGGATGCGGAAGGTTTGCGTTTGCATGCTCATACTATGAAAGGAAGTGCAGCAAATGTCGGCGCAACAACCTTATCGCTGTTGGCAAAAAACATTGAAGAGATGGCCAAGTCGGGTGAACTTCCTGTTGAGGGAAAAGAGTTAAATGAGCTTGAAGATACCTTAAACAAGGTTATATCAGCATTACAAGATTACATAAAAAATATATAAGAGAAAAAGTATGCATTATTCTGTTACATCTGATGAAACTTTTGCGGCTAAAGTGCCTCATCATATTTTCAATATCAACGTTATTATTACGCACCTAGCCATTTCTCAAGTGTCTTTAGAGCTTGGTCATGGAAACCCTTATTATTTTATTCTGGTGCCGTTAATTTCATCCATGGTTATTGCCTATATTTACTTTCACGGTAAAACGGTCGAAAAAACGAAAAGTTGGTTTGTTGCTGCTAATTGGCAGCTTGCATGGCGAAGAAGCCGACGTCTGTTGATGGCTTATGTAGCTGCGTTTGCAATCATTTTGTTGTTTGGTTTGATGGGCAAGCTATTTGGTGGCGGTTTGATGATGAATGATTTTACCGATGATGGTTCATCGAGTTCTATTGTCGGTAAAATCGGTTTGTACTTTGGTGCATTGATTGTTTTTGTAACAGTACTGATTAATTTTCTACAAACAGGTATTTCCGTTTACGATGCCGGAAAAGGGATTATCGATCCTAAAATCGCCAAATACCTACCGAGAGATGAAAATGCCAATGAAGAGCTTGGAGAAGGCGATGATGAGGTCTCTCACGATGGTCAAAAGCAAATGGACAAAGCCCCTCACTCAGATGACAAAGGGGCTGGAGAACAAGTATGAGCCAGACGTCAAAACCGATTTTGCCTATTTCTCTATGGGTGTTTTTAGCTGGAATAGGTCTTACCGCACTTTTATTGCTTTTGGTTCCTAGCGAAAAAGAAATTGATCAGAATTTACTGCCTTGGAATAGCCATTATACTGCTGATAACCATTTACAAGCACTTGGTTTGACGTTGAATAAGTCAACCGTTTCAGATGCTGAAAAGTTATTCGGTAAGGATGTCGAGGTTCAAATTTTTTCCAAAAAGGATGAGAGCAATAAGACAGCGGAAGTGTTTTTTCCTTATATCTCTGTTGCAGCAATTACCGGTTCTTTAACGTTAAGTTTAAATGTACCTGGTCAAATGTTAGATGAGATGTATTCTAGAGGCGTTAAAACAACGGTTAATTCTTTAGGGAATCGTCAAGTTACGCCAGTGAAAGGTGATGCTCAAAAGCTGCTGGGATACACTATTAGAAATGTAACCTTAGCACCCAAGAATAAGCTGACAGAACGTGGTATTCGTTTGAGATTTGGTGAGCCAGACCGCATGACAGAAAATGCAGACGGCTCTACTCGTTGGATTTATCGCAATAAGGGTGTTGAGGTTATTTTTAACCCTGACGGGCCAGACGCTTTACAATATTATCGCGTCCAGTGACCGCTTTTTCCGCCTTTCTTTTCTAATAGTTGTACCTGGTCGATAACCATACCTTTATCGACTGCTTTACACATGTCATAAAGCGTAAGAGCAGCTGTTGTAGCAGCGGTTAAAGCTTCCATTTCCACGCCTGTTTGACCAACCAGTTTGCATATTGCGACGATCTCAACACAGTTGTTATCAACATTAGGTTCAAGCTCAACCTTAACCGAGGTTAACATCAGAGGGTGGCACATAGGAATGAGGTCTGGCGTACGTTTTGCCGCCATAATGCCGGCAATACGTGCGGTAGCCATGACGTCCCCTTTTTTATGAGTGCCATCCATAATCATTTGGAGAGTGTTAGGTAGCATGTGGATTACAGCCATGGCACGAGCCTCACGCTCTGTATGAGCCTTTTCGCTCACATCTACCATTCTGGCTTGGCCTTTTTCATCAATATGAGTAAGTGTTGGTTCTGTCATAATTTTCCCACTGTTTGAAGTTTCGAATTTTGTCAAGAGTGTTCCCGAAGGGCTTCACATACAAAATAATGGGCTATTTTAAACAATCACTATGATTATTGCATGGGATTACTTACTTTCTACATTCCTGAAAGTTGCTTACACTTGGAAGTAATGCTAATTCTTATGGCAGGGATTAAGTATTTATTTTTGGTTGCTTGTGGATTGCAAAAAAGCTATCACGTATGCCGAAGACATCGTCTTCGGCGTGACTTGAATTGATAAAAAAGACTAGAATTCAGCCCATTTATCGCCAGAGGCATTAGTTTCTTTACTCGTTGTTTCTGACTTGTTTTCGACTTTTTTAGATCCATTTAATGTTGCAACAGTCTTTTTATGCTCAATTTTTGCCACGTTATTTTCTGAGGGTGGGGTCTCATGTTTATGGATCAATTTTGATTCTTCACCAGTGTTGAAAAATGCCATATCATTTTCTAGATTATTAGCCTGTTCACTCATACTGTCTGCGGCTGCTGCAGTTTCCTCGACCAAAGCAGCATTTTGTTGTGTCACTTCGTCAATTTGACTGATGGCTTTATGCACTTGCTCTATACCTTCCATCTGCTGATTGGAGGCTTGGGCAATTTGCTCTATCATTTGCGTGACTTCATCAATGGATTGATCGATTCCAGATAGCACTTCACCGGACTCGGATGCGAGTGAGGTTCCTTGGTCTATACGGGTGACACTCTCGGAGATTAAAGTATTGATTTCCTTCGCGGCATCAGCTGATTTTTGTGCCAGAGAACGTACTTCCCCTGCGACTACGGCAAAACCTCGTCCATGTTCACCAGCACGTGCAGCTTCGACAGCAGCATTTAGAGCCAACAAGTTTGTTTGGAAGGCAATGCCGTCTATCAAGGAAACAATATCAGAGATTTTATGGCTGGAATCTTGAATAGCACCCATGGCTTCGATTGTTTGTTTCATTACGGTAGAACCATTGCTGGATTGCTTTTGTACGGCATTCGCCACTTCAGAAACATCCTTTGTAAGTTGTGAATTATTCCTAACGGTTGAAGTCATTTCTTCCATCGTGGCCGAGGTTTCTTCAATTGCGGCTGCCTGCTGTTGAACGCGTTGGCTCAAATCCATAGCACCTTGTGTAACTTCCTGAGCACCCTGTGAAACTGTGTGCGCAGCCTGATTAGCTTGCCTGATGACCTCAGCCAAGTTGCTGATCGTATTGTTGACCGTTTGTTTGAACTCATGTAGTTGACCTTTGTAATTACCAGTGACGGTTTTGGTCAAGTTGCCATGTTCAACTTCCATCAAGACATTAACCGCTTCATTAACCGGTAGCACGATTCCATCAAGTATCTGGTTGACTCCAGAGATCATTTGCTTCCAATCTCCCTGAAATTGGCTGGCATCGGCACGTTTATCAAGCTCGCCATCAACTGCGGCTTGTATGAGGATGTTGGTGTCTGCAGAGATGGCTTTGAGGTTGGTTCGAACAGTTTCAATGGCTTCGTTGATAAAGGCTTTTTTGCCAGGTAATTTTTCCATATCGGCATTGAAATTCCCTTCACCAAAAGACTTGAATACAGCCATAGCTTTTTTGTTTACGGAGATATGGTCATCAACCATAGTGTTCACGCCACGAGCCATTTTGCGGAAGTCACCCAAGAATTTTTCTTCATTAATGTGTATGTCAATATCTCCTGCGTGGTGCTTTTGATACATTTGGTCCATATCATGCAAAAGCAATTGGACTGTTTCTTGTAAGCGTTTCATTGCGCTTAATAATAACCCTGTTTCATCAGAGGTATTAACCTCTATAGTGCTGGATAAATCCCCTTCTGCGATCGCATTTGCGGTATTAACAGCGTTTTTTAGTTGCTTAGAAATGTTTTTAGGAATGGAATAACCAATCCACAGTGCACCAAGCAAAATTATGGCGAACACTGAAAAGGCAATATTTTTGAACTGATTGACCTGGTTTGCCAGTTGTTTCCGGATTTCGGCGGATTTTGATAAAGCTGCTTCGCCGGCTTTATCGAGGTTATCTCGAAGCGCAGAAAACCTAAGATCGGCATTTTTGTGTAGTTCCATGATTTCGGCTTCGCCAACTTTATCAATGGCCGTGACTAACTTATCAGATTGTTGTTTCCAGGCTTTAAAATCAGATTTAAAGGTCGACGACTTGGCGAGCACATCAGGATAATCTTGCATTCTTGAACGATATTCTGCATAACGGTCAGAAACCTGCTGAGCATTTTCATTGCGTGACGCATTAGCTTTCTCTGCAGAACCAAGGTGAGTCACTAAATTTAGTTCTGCTACCTTTGCTTGATAAAGGTCGCGATCGGCATTTAGGGTTAATGAAATGGCTTTAACAAACTTGTCGGCTTGTAGTTCGATTGAACGTTTTTGCATGTCCAGCATTTCAGAGAAAATGAACAGTAACGCAATAATTGAGGCTGCTAAGACTAATATAGGAATTGAGGCTTTGACTCGGATAGTGTTTAACATTTATATTTCCTTATTGCGTTGTTGCTTGGCTAAAACTGTGGCCAGTAACTTTGCACATTTCCATTTTTGTTGTTTACGTTGCCTTTTGGGTTTTCTATTTAGTTGCTCTAGCGTTTCCCAAAAAAGTTATATTTCTACCCTAAACCCCGTTTATTTTATGTCGCGATAGGGTAAAAAACGGGTTGCATAGAGGATTAATCCTGCATCCAGTTTTAAAGATAACAATATATTACACTATTTCTGGTCGGTTAGTCTTTACTCAAGCAATAGGATTTCTTTAATGGCGCGATTTGCATATTTACATTTAAAGAAAACTCAGCTCAACGAGAAGGTTGTATTACAAACGTAAGGTTGGGTAGTGATAGAATTTTTAAAGTTAAATTTTGATTAGTAAGTGATTAAAGCTAGCTTTTCAAAAAAACACAGAAACTATTGATTGTGGCAGCTAACTTTAACCATAATGCAAGAACACACTTGTAGAAAACTATTTGGATGTGCATTCCTGGCGTCTTTTAATGAATTGTGCAGACACACTAGCTCAGGCTGTTAAAAGGAAAAAAAGCTACTTTATCGCCTTTTGCGATAGTTGTATCTTCTGGAATAACGACAAAACCGTCTGCCCAGGCGGTTGAGGTCAAAACATTAGAACCCTGTTTTGGAAAAACCTCAACCTTTGTTTCTTGAGTTTTCTCATCATTTACCAATCTACCGCGGGCGAAATCGCGACGGAAATTAGGTTTGGTCCAATCAAAATCAGCCTTTAACCATAAAGGAGTAGGGATAACATTTTTAGCACCTTGCATGGTTAGCAAGAAAGGTCTAGCGAAAAGGTAGAAGGTTGCAAAAGCAGAAACAGGGTTGCCCGGTAAACCGATAAAAGGTGTGCCCAGAATATTTCCATAAGCTAAAGGCTTACCAGGTTTCATTTTAACCTTCCACATGTCTAATGCACCGAGTGAGTCGACAGCCGGTTTGATATGGTCTTCTTCACCAACAGAGACACCACCAGTGGTGACCACCACATCAGCTTGTGAGGCAGCATTTTTCATTGCTTCGATTGTCGCTTCCAAGCTATCTTCAACTTTACCCAAATCAATCAATTCAAACCCCAGCTGAGGGATCGCACCTGATAGTGTAAAACGATTGGCATTAAAAATTTTGCCCGGCTGGGGAGTTTCCCCTGGCTCTAATAGTTCATCACCAGAGGTAAAAGTTGCAATACGCAGTGGGCGATAAACTTGAATGTGAGAAATGCCGATTGAAGCAATTAGCCCTAGATCTTGCGGGTTGAGTCTATGGCCTGTTTCAAACAATGTTTGACCAATGGAAATGTCTTCACCAACCACGCGTACGTTATCCCCCAGCTTGGCAGATTTTGTCAAAATCTTAATTTGGTTTTCACCAAATGCTTCAGTGTCTTCTTGCATGACGACAGTATCAGCACCTTCAGGCATGGGGGCGCCGGTAAAGATACGTGCGATGGTATTGGGTTCAAGTTTTGTGCCTTGAGAACCGGCAGCAATGCGTTGGCTAACGGTAAAAACATCATTGTTTTTTAAGTCTTCAGCACAAAGTGCATAGCCATCCATTTGACTGTTATCAAAAGAAGGAACATTCAGTTCTGAGCGGATATCTTGAGCTAAAACATAGCCTTGCGCTTTTGCAATAGGTAAAGTCAAGTGGCCATCTGTTGGTTGGGCTTGTTGAATAAGGTAATCTAAAGCTTCATCAAAAGTTTTCATAATATCTTCCAAAAAAATCCCCGCGATTGCGGGGAAATGACAGATTGTTTGTTTAAATTTCGTTGTTAAGCAGTTTGCTCATTATCTACAGTTTGATGCCAGCGTGCTTCCGCTTCTTTGTCTGAAACTCGTGCATCAACCCAGCGCGTTTCGCCATCTGGAAAGGTTTCTTTTTTCCAGAAGGGAGCGTTGGTTTTTAAATAGTCCATAATAAAGTGAGCTGCCTCAAACGCAGCCTCACGATGGCGTGAACTGACCGCTACCAATACGATTTGATCACAAGGCATCATTTCACCAATGCGGTGAATAATGAGGCTACTTTGCAGTGGCCAGCGCTCGTGCGCTTGAAGACGAATGGCTTCAAGAGCCTTTTCTGTCATCCCAGGATAGTGTTCTAATTCCAACACTGAGATGTCATCACCTTCATTTATATCGCGTACAGTTCCGATGAAAGAAACGACAGCGCCTATATCTTTATGCCCTTCACGCAAGGCTTTGATCTCTGTTGATAAATCAAAGTCTTCTTGCTGAATTTTAATGAAAGGAAAAGTGCTCAAGTGTTAGCCTCCGGTTACCGGTGGAAAGAAGGCAATCTCATCGCCAGGTTTTAGCTGTGTGCTAC
Proteins encoded in this window:
- the moaC gene encoding cyclic pyranopterin monophosphate synthase MoaC, with the translated sequence MTEPTLTHIDEKGQARMVDVSEKAHTEREARAMAVIHMLPNTLQMIMDGTHKKGDVMATARIAGIMAAKRTPDLIPMCHPLMLTSVKVELEPNVDNNCVEIVAICKLVGQTGVEMEALTAATTAALTLYDMCKAVDKGMVIDQVQLLEKKGGKSGHWTR
- a CDS encoding EAL domain-containing protein, encoding MITTHLDMSSAVILVVDDDQTSLLTTQKVLEKSGYKVLTADNGRDAVSVFMEHKPNLIIMDVMMPVMDGFAATTAIRNYTTDQAVPILMLTSQDDLESIEQAFDAGATDFLIKPINWTLLGQRVRYSLKSSLTEDQLRKTQAQMLYAQKLAKLGYWEWDVKADQVLASSSAFEIFGIPNQADVTLDQFIANVAPKDIPLIQQTIADASQGYQDIQVSFRVMHHDQSISHVDCLAEAIYEDDELIKLMGSVQDITRLHKAETLIDYQSNHDVLTDLANRSFFNRRISHFLESVNYQTMSAVVILDIDRFKKINDTLGQENGDALLRNVALRLKRVTREEDDIARLGSDEFAILIRYAKDVAELHLSVNRIFQDLSKVFVIDGQEHFVTFSMGVCVVEKGEDSANELIANANVARTEAKSAGGNQVIFYQSDMNAEARSQLMLENDLRKALERNEIEVYYQPQVDAKTLEIIGAEALARWKHPTEGYISPGIFIPIAESTGLIVEIGRFVLKTAVKDAERWQKSGYDCVHIGINLSGRQFTHSDLMKDIQGILQNTSLPANCIDLEITESLAMSNADQNISILKGLKAMGVSLSIDDFGTGYSSLAYLQSFPIDTIKVDRSFVLNLGTHEGQAIVKTILAMAESLQLNVVVEGVEEDFQVEFLQGKHCQIFQGFKFGKPMDSDAFFKVLTSK
- a CDS encoding Hpt domain-containing protein, which translates into the protein MAELIDFKHLDMLRDVIGDDLKEILEVFITTAPNDLIGMQQTLSSQDAEGLRLHAHTMKGSAANVGATTLSLLAKNIEEMAKSGELPVEGKELNELEDTLNKVISALQDYIKNI
- the pip gene encoding prolyl aminopeptidase is translated as MSLETVLYPYIEPFVQHSLQVDQTHTLHLEECGNPNGIPMLFVHGGPGGGYGPTHRRFFNPERYRIILFDQRGCGKSTPHACLTNNTTAHLIEDIEKIRRHLNIEKWVLFGGSWGSTLSLLYAEAYPERVLGLVLRGIFLCRDEDVKWFYQQGADRFFPDFWQEFIDPVAEEKRHDMIGAYYELLTSEDEVARMRAAEAWSVWEGRTSTLQPDEDIVSHFGSPYHALAMARIECHYFKNHAFIEPNQILENTAPIEHIPTKIIHGHYDMVCPVNQAYELAEKLPKAELTICHYAGHSAMELEIAKQLVLATDELLNQVD
- a CDS encoding methyl-accepting chemotaxis protein → MLNTIRVKASIPILVLAASIIALLFIFSEMLDMQKRSIELQADKFVKAISLTLNADRDLYQAKVAELNLVTHLGSAEKANASRNENAQQVSDRYAEYRSRMQDYPDVLAKSSTFKSDFKAWKQQSDKLVTAIDKVGEAEIMELHKNADLRFSALRDNLDKAGEAALSKSAEIRKQLANQVNQFKNIAFSVFAIILLGALWIGYSIPKNISKQLKNAVNTANAIAEGDLSSTIEVNTSDETGLLLSAMKRLQETVQLLLHDMDQMYQKHHAGDIDIHINEEKFLGDFRKMARGVNTMVDDHISVNKKAMAVFKSFGEGNFNADMEKLPGKKAFINEAIETVRTNLKAISADTNILIQAAVDGELDKRADASQFQGDWKQMISGVNQILDGIVLPVNEAVNVLMEVEHGNLTKTVTGNYKGQLHEFKQTVNNTISNLAEVIRQANQAAHTVSQGAQEVTQGAMDLSQRVQQQAAAIEETSATMEEMTSTVRNNSQLTKDVSEVANAVQKQSSNGSTVMKQTIEAMGAIQDSSHKISDIVSLIDGIAFQTNLLALNAAVEAARAGEHGRGFAVVAGEVRSLAQKSADAAKEINTLISESVTRIDQGTSLASESGEVLSGIDQSIDEVTQMIEQIAQASNQQMEGIEQVHKAISQIDEVTQQNAALVEETAAAADSMSEQANNLENDMAFFNTGEESKLIHKHETPPSENNVAKIEHKKTVATLNGSKKVENKSETTSKETNASGDKWAEF
- the moaE gene encoding molybdopterin synthase catalytic subunit MoaE, whose protein sequence is MSTFPFIKIQQEDFDLSTEIKALREGHKDIGAVVSFIGTVRDINEGDDISVLELEHYPGMTEKALEAIRLQAHERWPLQSSLIIHRIGEMMPCDQIVLVAVSSRHREAAFEAAHFIMDYLKTNAPFWKKETFPDGETRWVDARVSDKEAEARWHQTVDNEQTA
- a CDS encoding molybdopterin molybdotransferase MoeA, which translates into the protein MKTFDEALDYLIQQAQPTDGHLTLPIAKAQGYVLAQDIRSELNVPSFDNSQMDGYALCAEDLKNNDVFTVSQRIAAGSQGTKLEPNTIARIFTGAPMPEGADTVVMQEDTEAFGENQIKILTKSAKLGDNVRVVGEDISIGQTLFETGHRLNPQDLGLIASIGISHIQVYRPLRIATFTSGDELLEPGETPQPGKIFNANRFTLSGAIPQLGFELIDLGKVEDSLEATIEAMKNAASQADVVVTTGGVSVGEEDHIKPAVDSLGALDMWKVKMKPGKPLAYGNILGTPFIGLPGNPVSAFATFYLFARPFLLTMQGAKNVIPTPLWLKADFDWTKPNFRRDFARGRLVNDEKTQETKVEVFPKQGSNVLTSTAWADGFVVIPEDTTIAKGDKVAFFPFNSLS
- the dtd gene encoding D-aminoacyl-tRNA deacylase → MICILQRVTQASVEVEEKTVGAIEQGLMVLCGFQPDDTSASLEKMMNKLLKFRIFSDEQGKMNLNIQQVEGRFLLVPQFTLAADTSKGNRPGFHTSAPPHLAEAWFNEFVQLMNNVYPGSETGIFGADMKVSLINDGPVTFQLIT